The following proteins are encoded in a genomic region of Hippopotamus amphibius kiboko isolate mHipAmp2 chromosome 8, mHipAmp2.hap2, whole genome shotgun sequence:
- the LOC130859255 gene encoding Golgi-associated RAB2 interactor protein 2-like, with protein sequence MKKSNRKSTTRIDEHEDICVPDAEDPGELQNMLDRGEYAPFVPPPILESNFIQVNRRGESIYLHNRANWVTVGICSSSPTLKTPNVMLLAHLTPATQKDSEPLFKSLLTSPSPENLVLTRFLPLQFVTLSVHDAENMRIKVKLEKMENILKSGCLRDTKSKNEFRESSKHVTISNLTLTFKGERCFQSTLTAEEDETNKSKEVSNRPSEIRTTDSKSTALKAEESRSRRTDSDTSVSPNNRLIYDPVVFFQVGKK encoded by the coding sequence ATGAAGAAGAGTAACAGGAAGTCTACCACAAGGATCGATGAGCATGAGGACATCTGTGTCCCAGACGCCGAGGACCCAGGAGAGCTTCAGAATATGTTGGACAGAGGAGAGTACGCCCCCTTTGTACCTCCTCCCATATTAGAGAGCAATTTTATCCAGGTCAACAGGAGAGGTGAATCCATTTACCTTCACAACCGAGCCAACTGGGTGACTGTAGGCATCTGTTCTTCCAGTCCCACCCTCAAGACCCCCAACGTGATGCTGCTGGCACATCTGACACCCGCCACCCAGAAAGATTCAGAACCCCTGTTTAAAAGTCTCTTGACATCTCCTTCTCCAGAGAATCTGGTGCTCACCAGgtttcttcctctgcagtttGTGACTCTCTCTGTGCATGACGCTGAGAATATGCGCATCaaagtaaagctggaaaaaatggaaaacattctgAAGTCTGGGTGTCTACGAGATACAAAAAGTAAGAATGAGTTTAGAGAATCCTCAAAACATGTCACCATCTCAAACCTAACGCTGACTTTCAAAGGTGAAAGATGCTTTCAATCTACCTTGACTGCAGAAGAAGATGAGACAAATAAATCCAAAGAGGTTAGCAATAGACCCTCTGAAATAAGGACAACTGACTCTAAAAGCACGGCTCTCAAGGCCGAAGAATCCAGGAGCAGGAGAACTGATTCAGACACTTCAGTGAGCCCAAACAATAGGCTAATCTATGATCCAGTGGTATTTTTCCAagttggaaagaaatga